CGGCCAACATGGTGGGCAGCAAGCTCATCATCTTCGGCGGGTCTGACGGCGGGGAGTGCTTCGACGACGTTTGGGTCTACGACGTGGAGCGACACGTCTGGAAGCTCGTCAACGTCCCCGTCACCTATCGTCGTCTCTCCCACACGGCCACCCTCGTCGGGTCTTACCTGTTCGTCATCGGgggccacgacggcaccgagTACTGCAATGACGTGCTCCTCCTCAACCTTGTGACCATGACGTGGGACCGCCGCAGGGTCTACGGGAAGCCTCCCAGCGGGCGCGGGTACCACGGCGCGATCCTGCACGACAGCAGGCTGCTTGTCATTGGCGGTTTCGATGGCAGCGAGGTGTTTGGCGACGTGACTATCCTCGAGCTTGCCGTCCATGCCTACTACTCGCAGATCAGCCATTTCACCATTGAGGTatgacgaggcgagggccagaAGAGACCGGGCGTTGGCCGTGGTTGGCAATCCCCCGGAATAGCGCGCCAAGAGTGAACCGCCTCTATGTAGAACACGACGTCAAGAACATCTTATTCACGGGCCATGTATGTCAAAGGGTAGCACAGGAGCTGGAAAATGCTATTCGTTAGATTCGTAGAAGTATTTATTGTACAATGTACAGGGGAGCTTCTCTTCCCGGCCCGAGACCTCTTTTGTCTCTTTGCCAGCTCTCCGCTTCTGTACATAGGTATACAAGCGGTCGTTGAACAAAAACGGGTCCCGTGTAAAGCCGTGTCCAAAAACGGCGATATGCAACTGCAAGTGCGGTCATGTTTGCGAGCCGTTCGCCCGGGGAAAGCGGGGGGTTTGGTATAGGGGAGATGTTGTATGCTTGCTGCTACGCAGCGTTCTCGCTTCGGCTGGTGGGCAATGCCATTGGATCTGTGAGCGTGTGGCTCGTCTTACGAAGAGGCTTTTATGGATGGATTTTCATATAGGGTGCGAGCAGGCGTCTCCTGCTTATGCCTTGTTTGAGTCCGCGCTGGTCTTTTTGGCGGCCAACCGGCGCTCCTCAGCCTCGACCATGTCTAGGTAGAACGCCACGTTAGCTTTCTCAAGCGACTACCTTCTTTTGTCGTTGAACGGCTTcagaaaagggggggggtaGAGCAGGCATTGGGGGTCTTGgagatgggggggggggggggcttctTGATTCTTACCCTTCCACAGGTCTTGACCCTCGTACTCCTCCTTGTGGATCTTCTTCTCGATGAGGTGCTTGTGCTCGGGGTCGTTGGGGTCGAGGACCATGACCGTCTCCcagcggccgctgccgcgcttGGCGTCGTTCATCTCAAACGCagcggagacgacgagcacggcgagggTCAGCCCCTGGGCGTAGACACGGGCCTGGACGAGCTTCTGCGAGGTGCTCATGGGtgcgcggccgacgatggcgagggcgatgcccATGCTGGCGATCCACgaggcgaagacgatgcTGTAGCGGTTCTCGCGGCCCCAGCCCATGAAGCGCTCGTAGGCCGACTCGTTGTCGCGAATGACCTGCTGGgcgcgctggctggcgtcgcGGTACGTGCTCATGGGGTCCTGGGAGCGCTGGAACTTGGTGCTGTCGCGgtcggccttgacgatggcgccaaacgtcgccgacgaggtgaCGAGGAAGGTGCGGAAGGGGAGCGTGAGCCCGCGGAAGGCCGGGTAGCGGCGCGAGCccaggacgacgccgccgaggccgagggccaggccggcggcaccgccgatgaggccgcccttgacgacgaccttgtagtgcgccgcctcctcttccttgcTGAGGACCTTCATCGtgggcaacgacgacgacggttgTTGCTagtgctggtgctgcgagGGTCTCTGTGTTGGCGGCCTCTACTGCCTATGGAGcttgtgtgcgtgcgtgcgtgcgacgTCGAGTCTAGCTATCGAGCACCACACGGAACGGAGTCGgagcggcgggaggcgggcgcgcgggtcGGGCGTGTGCGTGCAGTAGTGATACTATACTACAAGGAAAGTTCGGGGTGCGTGCCGGAGGCCGGGGGGCGGatgcgggtgcgggtgtGTGTGCGAGCTTTCGTCCGTCCGTTAGGTTCGGTCTGTAGAGgaagagacgacgacgacgacgacgggggaaGGGAACttcgggtcggcggcggcggcggcggcggcggcggcggcggtagtgggtagacggagggagggaagcgTGGTGGTCGGTCGCGCGACACCGGAAAGAGCGGAGTTGTCGGGTCGAAAGCCAAAATTTTTGAGTTGcacgcgggcgggcagagcAGGGATGCTGCAAGACCAAGAACCaagctgggcggccggccttggTTTTTAATTCTTGGTTCGCGACAAGAGGCCGTTTGCGAAATAAAGTACGTAGGAGGGAAAATACGCTCGTGTATCGCTCGCGCTGGGTTAACTGCTGTCGACGTATTTTGTTTGTTTGGGCGGAGCGGGAAAAGAATTAAAGCTCTCCGTGTGGtatgatgatgtcgtcgttgcgTGTTATAaacggggcggcggcggcggcggcggcggcggcggaggaaggCAAATTGAGTGAGGGAGGACGTTTTTTGCTTTGATGCGATTGCGCGCAGCGTCTTCGGGAGAGCGacgaagggaggggggcggcgggaaaCGGGGGATAGAAATACCAGGTACGTGCCAACTACCGGCTTGCTAATACGAATTATATGCAGTATACATCATCGAGGGGGCCGTCCAGCTGGCGTACAAGTggcatcatcttcatcctcatcatcccgAGCTTTGTGCGCTACGTGCTACTACCTACGTGCTAACGTTACTTACCTACTTCTAGTAGTTACCTGCTGCGCCGGGACAGTTGCCCGTGCTGTCGGGACGGATAGGAGGCATAGAGCCAGCCGCATGGCATCCTGTCGGCAAGCCACCGCTCATACATGCCTAAAAAGGTAGGAAGGCTAACTACCTATTGACCGGTTCTGCTCTGCAAGCCTGgtaggctggctggctgggtaACTACTAACTAGGTACCATGAGCTCGCtccaggcgggcgagcggccgGGGTTAGGGGCCTCGTTCGTATCTGTCTGCGtgtgcctgcctgtctgtctacctgcgggcgggcgtgatGATGACCAACCTTTTGGCCTTTTCTCTCCGGAGCGTCCCGCGCTGGGCTGTGCTGAACtccggggagggggggctggactggactggactggactggactgggctgcGCTGCTCTCCGTGGAAATGCGCAGGAAAGACTCATgtgggagggggcgggggaggcacGCGCCCGGCTACCCAAAAAAATTCCCAGGGCGatggcaacggcgacggcgaggaaaGCCCGAGAGTTTCCCGGCCCTCGCCTCACTTCATTCCCGCCCAATGTCCGCCCTGGCCCAGCGCCTCAGCGCCTCCCGCAGCAACTCACGCACCTGGAAAACTAcctgcgtcgccgctgccgccagctcccTTGCAGCCTCCGGGCAGCGCATCCTCGAAAACCACCAGCGTCCATCAATCAAATAATCAAACCAAACACCGCCATCCCCTGGCAcggtactaacgtactaaACCGTCGTTGAAGCGAGCCGCGTTCGTTCCCACCACGCCTAAAGAcagtcgcccgccgtgccccgagccgccgcatggcccccccccccctcccgggGCCCATGTCGTCAactctcttcttctcttccctccccctcctcccctgctgctgttgtccCGTGCGTACGTAGTCAAGAATGGTGGTGCCAGAATTGCGgacctgccgcccgcccgccgtccaggACCCGCGCGGACACGCCAAAACGGCAAAgcaccccggcggcgaggcggtcTTTCTTTGTTGatgcaccaccacgcacTACCtatgcaccaccaccacataCAGTAGTAATACAGGTACCTATATACACTACTATATCGTTTAGTAACAGGATGGATACTACCGTCCCGCGCGCACCCTCTCCACACCGTCGATTCCCTGTCCCCGTGGATCAAGAAGCGCCAACCCTCTGCGCGCGTGCGCTTGCGCTTTCCTTGGTGGTATGTagtacatacttcgtacataaCTTAGTACATGCGATATAGTGCAGTAAtaagttagtacctagtaggcagggcagggtaCTATGGGCACCACATTCGCCCTTCTTTTGCCGAGGCGGATCGATCCACAACGCGCCCTTCCCGGCCggctacgtacgtacgtactgcTATTACCACCTTATTACCCTTGCGCCGTGCTTCGTTGGTGTTCGCTGCCCAgggcttattattatacggacggggtggcggcggcgtcggcgggcgagcgagacgCTCAGCTGGACCCcgacgggccggcgggcggcaggcaggcctcgGGAAACCGCCTCGCCCGGTCAGGGTTGCCCAGCTGCCAGACACCAGGGGGGTCACCTGGTCGCGTGGCCGATGAATAACAAACTTATCACCGCTACTATCGACAGCCTTGTCGTTGCTTGGGATCCCGCCGAAGCGgtgctgtcgtcgacggcataCCAGAGAGCGCGTCTCGTTCTACATTGATCGATAGCCCATGCTTCGTGCTTTGTACATAATGGCGGTCCACCACCTGCTTCTAGACTGCTGTCTAGTGCCGAGTCGGCTTGTCCCTCTACTACTTGACCCTCATTTGAAGGTAGGAGAGGTGCGGTGATACGTCGTACTGTAGTACAGGGGTCCTGTAAGTGCGTACATGACGCAAGCGACGTACGTACCTATTGTTCCGGTAATAGACATTGGCGTGGGgactgtactgtacatatACTATTGACCCACGGCACGGATCTCAAGATATATCTTGCAGCCCCAAGCCACCAACCGCTGCATGGTGGGGTGCCAGAGAGGATGAAGGGCCGCATTATCACCCAGAACGGTCACGAGCTGAGCTATAACTATACTGTGTTCGTCTGCTGTTACTATACCCATAATGCCGAGACCTGTCAGCATAGATTGCACAACAGCGCTCCGACATGATAAGATTAGTAGAGTCAATGCTGGACAAGGCGCGAGCGCGATCCTCCGTCCGTTGGGGCGGCGGAGTGAGCACTGGACTGGGCCCGTGATAGTCGCTAATCTTATATACGTAGTATGCTGGACCGTGCCCGGTTGCTAATGGGGGCGATGCCAACGGCGGGATATTGTTCTGTATCCCCTTGATGGTATGCTGTACGTACTTACTATGGCACGTATTGATATCACCGCCGAATGACCATGGTCCTCCCTGCGCTGTAGAGTTGCCGCGTGCGGTAGTACCTACTGTACCTTCTTCATGCTACCCCGCTGATGGCCGCCTTTGGGTCGTCCAGCCGAACCCTGCGCGCCGACTGCCCTTTGTTGATCGGCTCAGCTGGCGTGGTATTCGGACTTCAGGTGTAGCTGCGCTCGCGCTGGCATGGGCCACAAGGGCCGACATTgcgccagcgtcgacggATATGAGGTATACTGCGCAATTGCGTTATGCTCTGTAGTGGGTTGCATCAATTTACATGTCTAGATGCGGCTTGTGTTAAGCTTCGCCGGACGCTTGTTGAGCAAGGACCTCCCCTGacaccatggcgccgcccggATGGCGCGCTCACCGGCACTCGAGGCTCACTGCCGAGCTGGACCTGACGCTGCTGTCGCCATGGTGGCaaagccggccggccggccggccgacttGCCCCAGCCGGACAGATATAATAGTTAATAAGGGAGATGCAACATGGAGCAACACAGCTGCCCACTAATAACGGACATTGTTGCAAGCCGGTCGCTGCAAACGCACAAACCCACCTGGCGGTGACCCCGAATGGAACCAGacagccgcctcggccgcaaATTTCAGGGTCCAACTGCCGCTGGGACCCGTCGCATGTGCGTCGGCGAAGCCATGGAATCAGCTCCATTTGTTCCACGAGGCTCCGCCGCGCCTACGGCGGACGTAGTGCGTATCCACCAACTCCACCGAGGGGCCACTCCCATGCGACACTGGCGGGGCGGCAGGTTTCCCTTTTCCGCGAGCGGCCGCTTCAGGAGACGTGGAACTCCTTACCGCGTGCCGCCGAGTCAAtggggtggtggcgctgctgcttggcggaggggagggc
This region of Purpureocillium takamizusanense chromosome 9, complete sequence genomic DNA includes:
- the RCF2 gene encoding Replication factor C, subunit RFC4 (COG:S~TransMembrane:3 (o20-38i116-138o150-168i)~EggNog:ENOG503P0GV) gives rise to the protein MKVLSKEEEAAHYKVVVKGGLIGGAAGLALGLGGVVLGSRRYPAFRGLTLPFRTFLVTSSATFGAIVKADRDSTKFQRSQDPMSTYRDASQRAQQVIRDNESAYERFMGWGRENRYSIVFASWIASMGIALAIVGRAPMSTSQKLVQARVYAQGLTLAVLVVSAAFEMNDAKRGSGRWETVMVLDPNDPEHKHLIEKKIHKEEYEGQDLWKDMVEAEERRLAAKKTSADSNKA